The following nucleotide sequence is from Nitrospira sp..
GTTTGGGTGCCGTAGAGGTAGCCCGTTCGCACGTCCCAGAGCGTGCCTTCCATCATGAAGAGCGCGTGACTTTCCGTGCCGTGGGCCAGGTACAGGCCCACGCCGGTGGCGTACCAGGCGGCATGGCCGTTGTTATAGCGCTCGACGGCCGAAGCTCCATCGATGACCAGCAGGGCATCGGCATGATACCGGGCAGCCGCCAGGCGAAGGTCGCGAAACGTCGTGCCCTGCACCGTCGAATCGGCCAGGACGAAGCTCTCTCGCACGATCCCTTCTTCCGTGACGGGGGCCAGCGCCCGGATCAGGCGGTCGGCGTCGGCACTGACCCAATCCGCGCGTCGCAAGGAGGGCGTGGTCGGAAACTCACGCGGCTTGAAATAGACGGCCAGGCGATAGGGTGTCGTCAACTGCGGTTGCAGCGCGAGGGTGGCGGCGATGTCTTGATTGGTGACCACATCCGGATGGTCGTGGAAAGCTTGCTGAAGGAGTTGCCGATTGAGCCCGCGCCCGCCGCAAGCCGATAGGGTCAACAGCAGGAGGCAGAGGCAGGCAAGCGCAACGAGGGATCTGTTCATAGGAAAGCTCCTGTCATGGCGCTGCAGGCCGACCATCAGGACTCTTTTGTGAGAGGGCTTCGAGCGCGAGCATGAGGGCGTGAGTGCCTGAACGCCCATGTCCCAGCGCCGTCACCTTCTCATACAGCTGATGGGCCAGTGCCAGCCCAGGCAGGGTGAGCCCACGCCGCCGAGCTTCCTCCAGCGCGATCCCCATGTCCTTGATGAAATGTTCGACGAAGAAACCGGGGTCGAAATTGCGGGCCAGAATGCGCGGTGCCAGATGATCCAGCGTCCAGCAGGCGGCGGCTCCACCGCGAATCGACTTCAGCATGCGGTCCAGTTGCAGGCCGGCTTGCACCCCATAGAGCAGACTTTCGCAGACGCCGATCATGGTCCCGGCGATCACGATCTGGTTGCAGAGTTTGGTATGTTGTCCCGCGCCGGGTCCGCCCTGATGTACGATCTTTTTCCCCAGACATTCGAACAGCGGCATGACGGCCTGGACCGCCGGAGCGGCGCCGCCGACCATGATAGACAGCGTGGCCTGGCGTGCGCCGACATCGCCGCCGGACACGGGCGCATCGACGGCGTAAGCGCCACGCTCCTGCGCCGCTTCGGCGATCTGCTTGGCCAGCGAGGGGTCGGTGGTCGTCATATCGATGAACACCATGCCCGGGCGCGCAGCATTCAACAGCCCCCGCGCGCCGAAATATACTTCGTGCACATCCTGCGGAAATCCTACTATCGTGATGACCACGTCGGTCTGCGCGGCGACCGCAGCCGGCGAGCCGGCCCACACCGCTCCCTGAGCCGGAATGGTCGAGGCTTTGCTCCGGCTGCGGGTGTAGAGCGTGATTCCGTACCCGGCTTCGTGAAGATGGGTACACATGGGCGCACCCATGACACCGGTGCCGATCCATCCTACGCGGGTGTAGGCCGGCGCGACGAGCCTGGGGGCGGTGAGGTGCCGATCGCTCATGGTCAGTCCGCCAAGGGGGTAATGCGGGTGGCGATGGCTTGCACGATGCCTTCCTGATCCATGGCGATCTTGCCGCCCTTGAAGCTCAAGGCGTACCCGCCGTGGCTGGGGGCCTGGATGGTCGCCTCGATGGCGACACGCGCGCCGTCTTCCACATCCGGATCCTTGACCAAGGGGATGCCGCAGAGGCCGGGTACCGCGACGGGCAGGCTGGCGGTGTCATCTTCCAGGGTGAACAGGTATCCGCCGTAACAGGTGGAACCGGCCGGAATCTCATAGGGGTCCAACGGCTGAACATTGCGCACCGTGCCGTGAAGCGTGATCTGGCGCAGGTGGAACAGCGCCGGATCGGACAACACCTCCTGGATCGTCGTCGTGGCTTCGGCTTGGAGGGGTGAAGGAACCATGGGGATGCAGGCTAGGGCGAAGGATAGCCATAGGGAGAGGCAAGGATCGACTCGGAAGGGACGTAGGCGCATCGGCGGCATTGTACCATTGTCCGGGGGGCGGTGTGACCAGCGTAGGTTTTCGTCCAACGAGTGGCTATAATCCTCGCCCATGACAGGGAGGACCGGCGATGCGCGACTTTCAGCGGCAGTTGGAGACCTATATCAAGGATGTTCGCCCGCGATATGAAGACATGTTGGGTCAAGCCGTGGAGATTCCCTCCATCAGCATGGACCCGACCCATGCGCCCGACGTCCATCGCATGGCGGAGTTGGCAGCCCAGTATCTGCGGGATTTCGGGGCGGAGGCGCAAGTAGTAACGACACCGGGCTATCCGGTGGTGTCGGGAGGCTGGACGGTCGATCCTCGCTATCCGACGGTCACGGTCTACAACCATATGGACGTGCAGCCGGCCCAAGAACCGGAATGGAAGCAGGCCCCGTTCGCATTCCGCAAGGCGAACGGCTGTTATCACGGGCGCGGCGCAACGGACGACAAGGGCCCCGCGTTGGCCGCGCTGTTCGGCGCGCGGTACGCCATGGAGCAGGGGCTGCCCATCAACGTCCGGTTCTTGTGGGAATTGGAAGAAGAAAACGGTAGCCCGAGTTTTTCCGCCGCGATCAAAAACCGCGCCGCGATTCCACGGCCGGATTCGGTCATCATTTCGGACACGATTTGGCTGTCAAAGACCCAGCCTGCGATGCCCTACGGGTTGCGGGGGCTGCTCGGGGCACGATTGGTCCTCCGTACCGGCGACAACGACGCCCATTCCGGCGTCACGGGCGGCGCCGCTCGGAATCCCCTGGCCGAGTTGATGGATCTCGTGCATGCCTGCGTCGAGGTGAAAACCGGCCACGTGAAGATTCCCGGTTTCTACGATGATGTGGTCGAGCCCACCAAGGCGGAGATCACGAGTTTCCTCAAGTCAGGCTTCCAGGTGACGCGATTCAAACGGGCCTACGGGTTCAAGACGCTTCGGACGGAGAATCCGGCGGAGGTCATGCGCCGGATCTGGGCGGCCCCGACCTTCGAAGTGCATGGGCTGGTCGGCGGCTATCACGGGCCTGGGGTGAAGACGGTGGTGCCGGGCCATGGCGAACTGAAGATCAGCATGCGGCTCGTGCCGAATCAGACGCCGGAACGGGTCTTCAGCCTGCTCAAGCACTATGTGGCGAAGCTGAATCCCTCGGTGAAGGTCGAACGCGAAGGAATGTTGCATCCCTTCCGCGGCGTCTTTGACGGCCCCTACGTCGAGGCGGTCAAGCGTGCCGTACGGGCGGGGTTTGGGAAAGCCCCTGCGTTCATCCGCGAGGGCGGCTCCATCGGCGCCGTCGTGACCATGCAGAAAACGTGGAAGGTCCCGATTCTCTTCATGGGCTTGAGCTTGCCGGAACATGGGTATCACGCCCCCAACGAATATTTCGATTGGGGGCAGGCCTCGGGCGGGATGAAGGCCTTTGCGCATTACTTTGCGGAACTGGCCGTTCATCGATGATACGGATGCCCGGAGCCTGGCGCATGGCTGCAACTCAAGCAGATCCTCTGGGTTACTTCAGAGAACTGAGGTCGATGACGAAGCGGTAGCGCACGTCCCCACGCACCAGCCGATCGTAAGCCTCGTTGACTTGCTGGAGGGGGATCACTTCGACGTCCGCGCCGAGCTTGTGCTTGGCACAAAAATTCAACATGGCTTGGGTCTCGCGGATGCCGCCGATCAACGATCCGACCAGGCGCCGCCGCTGCATGATCAAGGGGAAGGCTCCAAGCTGAGCCGGCGTATCCGGCACGCCGACCAAGATCATCGTCCCGTCGGTCTTGAGCAATTCCAAATAGGCATTGAGATCATGGGGGGCAGAGACGGTGTCGAGGATGAAATCAAAATGCTTGGCCAACTGCGCGAAGGTCTCGGGCGCACCGGTCGCATAAAAGGCATGCGCTCCCAGGCGCTTGGCGTCGGCCTGTTTGTCGGACGAGTGGCTCAACACGGTGACCTGTGCGCCCAGGGCCCTGCCGATTTTCACGGCCATATGCCCCAAGCCGCCCAGCCCGATGATCGCCAGACGATGTCCTTTCCCGACGCCCCACCGGCGTAGCGGAGAATAGGTCGTGATACCGGCGCAGAGGAGGGGCGCCGCCTGCTCCGGGTTCAATCCCTTGGGGATCTTCACGAGGTAGCGGTGATCGACCACGATTTTCGTGGAGTAACCGCCGTAGGTCGGTGTGACGCCGTCGCGCTCCTTGCTGTTGTAGGTGAAGGTGAGAGGCCCTTCGCAGTATTGTTCTTCCCCCTTCTTGCACTGGGGGCACTTGCGGCACGAATCGACAAAGCAGCCGACCCCCACCATCTGGCCGACCTTGAAATCCGTGACGCCGGCGCCGACCTTCTCCACCACCCCGACGATTTCATGGCCCGGCACCATCGGGAAGAGCGACCCGCCCCATTCATCGCGGGCTTGATGGACGTCCGAATGGCAGATGCCGCAGAAGCGTATCTCGATGAGCACGTCCTGTCGACGGACCGTACGGCGAGCAAAACGAAACGGGACCAATGGACTCGTCGCGTTCATGGCAGCGTAGCCTTGGACATCGATCATGCGGGCGGTTCCTTTCTTGTATGAGAGCCCCTCGCCGTCGAAGGACGGTCGAAGATGAGGGCGCCGGGGAACAGGGGAGCGGTGGTTGTCCGGATGGGGCGGACCGGGGGCTCACCCCGGTCCCGTCCACAGCGATGATTAGGCGTGGGGCCCACCTGCGGTAGCCAAGATCGGCTGAAACATCGGGTCTGCATCGAGCACGGCCTTGAGCAGTTCCGTATGGAGGAAATAGCGCCAGATTTCGTCGGTCTTGCCCGGCACTTCATCGAACCAACGTTTGGCTTCGGTCAAGTGATGCAGCATCTTCGCCTTGTCGCCGTAGTTCGGCAAAAAGATCATGCTGTAAGCCATCGTGTATTCGGCGAGGAATTTGTCGAGCGGGAGGTCGGCCTGCGCCAACGACGCCTCGGCATCGGCGTAGGCTCGCGGTGTTTCTTGATCGTGCAGAATGCGGTTCCAGGACACCTTGTTGATGCGCGACCAAGCCAGCTGGAGCAGCGCTTCCGCCTTCGGCGTCCGGCGGTTGTCCGGAATATCCCTCACGAGGGTTTCGAACGTCTCCACCATCGGCCCTTGGTCATTGTTCCAGCGGTAGGCCACACCCAAACGGAAACGATTGTCGAGTTGCTCCGGCCTGATGCTGACCAAGGTCTGGAGCGCCGGGATCAGCCGATAGAGGTGATCGGCCGGCGTGGGTTCGGAGAGGCCGCCCATTTCCATGCTGTTGGACAGGTCCAGGCGGGCCCCCTGCGCATAGATGTTCCAGTAGAACTCGTCCACCACGATCCCTAGCGCAGGATCCTTCACATTCAGGTTGTGATTGTGGCGGCCCTCGCGCAGCAGCACGCTGTAGAGATGGCGCGACAGCACGGTCAGGGCGTCGGGTTGTTTCGGGTCGATCAACAACACCCGATTGAGCAGCGCGACGCGGTCGCGCAATTCAGGAAACCCAGCGGCTCGGGCGGCGGCGGCGGTCAAGGTGCCCGGTTGGTCCTCCGGGCCCCACCACACCAGGCTGTCGGGCAACGCGCGGCTGGTTTCCGTCGCAAAGGGAATCTTTTCCGTCACCATGCCAGGGGCGTCCGGTTGGGGTTGGGTCGCGACCGGCAGATTGAACACGGCGGCGTCACCCGGGAACCCATGGGCCTTCAACCCGGTGAAGACGACCCACTGGGTCGTCACGGATTTCAGGGCGCGCCGGGGTTTCTTAATCGTGTTGGTCCATTTCACATTGCCGGCGGCATAGGTGATCGGGGAGGTGAGCGGGTCATGGTATTGCACGGAGACTTGCACCAATGTGGCCGGCACGCCGACGACCTTGCCGGTGGTCGTGAGTCGGAAAGAACCGGCCGGAAGCGGCCGGCTGTTCAGCGCGGTGAGTTGAATCCCGGTTCCGGGAGGCGAGATGCCCAGCACGTCCATGACAAAGGCGGAGCCCGGTGCGCCGGGGAGGTTGTCGCCGAAGAACACCAGCGGCCCCGTGCTCGGCCAGATGACATCCATGGCAATGTCGGTGCGTTTCAAGAATGGGGCATGGGCCGCATCCAGCGTCTGCCAACAGGCCTCGTAAGAAGGGTCGGAGGACGGGGGATAGTGTGTCACTTTCTTGGACGCGTTCGTGACCAGGCGATATTGACAGGCGAAGTCCAGCTGTCCCGTGGTGATATGGTCGCCATGGGCCACGGCTTCGGCATAACGCAAGGCTGTTTGAACTGCGGTCGTCTGTTTGGGGGCGGCGGTGGACTTTTGACGTTTCGCGCTAGCCGCTAACAGGGGATCGGCGGTCCCGACCCAGAGACCGGCGGTGAGCGCAATGGTCAGAATGGCAATCGACTGTGGTCTATTGAACCGGTTTCCGCGAATCATGCGAACGACCTCCGCTAGCAAGAAAAGAATGTCACTCTACCATGAGGCTCTTTTCATTCGAAAGAGGTGAGCGAGGGGGATCATGTCGGTCAAGGACTGGGCGGTGGCGGCGTCCCCGGACGGCTGAATCGGACCAGCGAGCGGATGTACTGCAGCACCGCCTGCTGCTCTTCCGCTGAGAGCACGCCTTCCCAGGGCGGCATGGAAGTGCGCGATTTCCCCTGGGCGATGGTGCGCAACAATTCGCGATCGGTCTTGGCAGACGTTCCGGCGGAGACCAGGTTGCCCGGTCGAGGAGAAAGAAACGGCGCCTTCGGGCCGTCGCCCTTGCCGGTTGGGCCGTGGCACTTCAGGCAATGGCGCTCATAAAGTGCTTGGCCACCGTTGTGGCTGTCGAGAGATTGCGCAAGAACCAGCCCGGCTGCCGTGCCGGTCAGTAGAAGGACGAGCAGGCCACGTGACCGATCGAATGGCGCCTTCCGGGAGCGGCGGAACTGGGTGATGGCTTGGCTTCCGCCTCGAGGTTCGCGGCCGCAGTCAGCATCGCAGGAGCCTACGGTCGATTAGGCCGAAGTCGCCGCCTTGAGGATCTCTCGACGCAGGTTGGCACGATCCCGTGAAGAGAGCGCAGGGGACGGGCGGTGCTGACATAAGCGGACCGTCTGGCGCAAGGAGTCGAGAAAGACCTCGCAGTTCGGGCAATCGCCGAGGTGAGCGCGAATCTCGTTGCAGACGTCGCCGGACAGTTCGTCATCCAGGTAGGCCGACAACCGCTGCAGGATCTTGACGCAGTTCCGTTTCCCATGGTGCTGGTGAGGGGTGGGCTTTCTCGTGCCTGAGTATGTGCGAACGCGATCGGCCATGATGATCTGCTTTCCTGACTATACCAAACTATCCGTGCCGAGTGTGAGCCCCGTGTGGCTGTTGTCCGTCGATACCCTTGGCGCTGAGTTCCTTTCGTACGAATAGTCGGGCTCGATGTAGCCGCGACTTGACGGCGCGCTCGTTCAGACCGACGATGCTGCCGACCTCCTTCGCGCTCAGGCCCTCCATGTCGCGGAGCACCAACACCATGCGGTATTTCGGCGGCAACTTTGCGATGGCCCGATCGAGAATGTGGCGCAGTTCCTTATTTTCCAGCGCCTCCTGGGGGCTCATGCCTTCCACCGGCACTTGCAGGGTCAGCTCACCTTCAGATGTCGGGATAAATTCCTCCAAGGAGAGCTCCCGTTCCGGCTCTCCCTTGCGTTTCCGGCGCATGCGCAGGCAAGCGTGGGAGGCAATGGCGTAGAGCCAGGTCGACACCTGTGCGTCGCCGCGAAACCGGTCGTAGGCTCTATAGGCGTTGAGGAAGGTTTCCTGGACCAAATCCTTGGCCGCTTCGGCTTCTCCGCAGAGACGATAGGCGAAGCGGTACATTACGTCGACGTGATCACGATACAGCTGATCGAAGGTGCCGCCTGTTTGAGAAGGCAGCAGGTGCCCGTCTGCCGGCTCCGCCCGATCTTTGAGGTGGGAAGCCATATGCGGGGGGAGTCTACGGGCTGGCGATTTAGACTGTCAAGCGATGGGCGGGAGCGGGAATCTGCCGGTCAATTGACGCGACGAACGTCCACCAGTCCGCCATCCTGGTCCAATTCGACGGTGATGGGCGTGCCTTCTTTCAGGGCCGCCAGGGCGGATGGGCGTTGGGTCAGGGGGATGGCCTGCGCGCCTTCCGGGGTGTGCATGAGGAGTGAACCCCGCGCCTCAGACTCATAGGCGAGTGGTCCGGACAAGAACCGCCGGGATGGGGTCGAGAGACCGTCCTGATAGAGGTCGATGGCCACATGCCGCTCCTGCACCCACACCGACATTTCCTGTCCTGCCTTGGCATTGCGCACGCCGGTTTTTCCGCTGACGGTGACGATGCCGAGCGGAGTCTTGAGGAAGACATAGTTGGACTTGAGTTTCGACACCGTGCCATTGAGTAGGAGACGCACTTCGGACTGGGTGCGCGGCACCTGGTTCACCTGCAGGTCGAATTGGACCTCATGTAACCCCCGCACGTTGCCCGCCTGATCGACTTCGAGGGCGACCGGAAGGTGGTCTGGCCGAGCGGCGACCTTCGACGCGAAATTGCCCAGGGAGATCGGGCGGTCACCTTCCGGCGTCCACAGGGTCAGCGTCGTCTGGTCTCCTGAGGAAAAGTTCGCCGGCGCGCTGATGTACCGATGCACCAGCGTCCCCGCTCCTCGTTCGCGAATATCGATGACGGACGTCGTGCCATGGACCCACAGCGTGATCTTGTGCGAGTTGCGAATGTCACGAAGGCTAGTCTTCGAGCTGAGGGAAAGCGGTCCGATGGGGGTCTGCAAGAACACGATCC
It contains:
- a CDS encoding NAD(P)-dependent alcohol dehydrogenase, giving the protein MIDVQGYAAMNATSPLVPFRFARRTVRRQDVLIEIRFCGICHSDVHQARDEWGGSLFPMVPGHEIVGVVEKVGAGVTDFKVGQMVGVGCFVDSCRKCPQCKKGEEQYCEGPLTFTYNSKERDGVTPTYGGYSTKIVVDHRYLVKIPKGLNPEQAAPLLCAGITTYSPLRRWGVGKGHRLAIIGLGGLGHMAVKIGRALGAQVTVLSHSSDKQADAKRLGAHAFYATGAPETFAQLAKHFDFILDTVSAPHDLNAYLELLKTDGTMILVGVPDTPAQLGAFPLIMQRRRLVGSLIGGIRETQAMLNFCAKHKLGADVEVIPLQQVNEAYDRLVRGDVRYRFVIDLSSLK
- a CDS encoding M20/M25/M40 family metallo-hydrolase — encoded protein: MRDFQRQLETYIKDVRPRYEDMLGQAVEIPSISMDPTHAPDVHRMAELAAQYLRDFGAEAQVVTTPGYPVVSGGWTVDPRYPTVTVYNHMDVQPAQEPEWKQAPFAFRKANGCYHGRGATDDKGPALAALFGARYAMEQGLPINVRFLWELEEENGSPSFSAAIKNRAAIPRPDSVIISDTIWLSKTQPAMPYGLRGLLGARLVLRTGDNDAHSGVTGGAARNPLAELMDLVHACVEVKTGHVKIPGFYDDVVEPTKAEITSFLKSGFQVTRFKRAYGFKTLRTENPAEVMRRIWAAPTFEVHGLVGGYHGPGVKTVVPGHGELKISMRLVPNQTPERVFSLLKHYVAKLNPSVKVEREGMLHPFRGVFDGPYVEAVKRAVRAGFGKAPAFIREGGSIGAVVTMQKTWKVPILFMGLSLPEHGYHAPNEYFDWGQASGGMKAFAHYFAELAVHR
- a CDS encoding zf-HC2 domain-containing protein, whose translation is MADRVRTYSGTRKPTPHQHHGKRNCVKILQRLSAYLDDELSGDVCNEIRAHLGDCPNCEVFLDSLRQTVRLCQHRPSPALSSRDRANLRREILKAATSA
- a CDS encoding cytochrome c, whose protein sequence is MTQFRRSRKAPFDRSRGLLVLLLTGTAAGLVLAQSLDSHNGGQALYERHCLKCHGPTGKGDGPKAPFLSPRPGNLVSAGTSAKTDRELLRTIAQGKSRTSMPPWEGVLSAEEQQAVLQYIRSLVRFSRPGTPPPPSP
- a CDS encoding RNA polymerase sigma factor — translated: MASHLKDRAEPADGHLLPSQTGGTFDQLYRDHVDVMYRFAYRLCGEAEAAKDLVQETFLNAYRAYDRFRGDAQVSTWLYAIASHACLRMRRKRKGEPERELSLEEFIPTSEGELTLQVPVEGMSPQEALENKELRHILDRAIAKLPPKYRMVLVLRDMEGLSAKEVGSIVGLNERAVKSRLHRARLFVRKELSAKGIDGQQPHGAHTRHG
- a CDS encoding NAD(P)-dependent oxidoreductase codes for the protein MSDRHLTAPRLVAPAYTRVGWIGTGVMGAPMCTHLHEAGYGITLYTRSRSKASTIPAQGAVWAGSPAAVAAQTDVVITIVGFPQDVHEVYFGARGLLNAARPGMVFIDMTTTDPSLAKQIAEAAQERGAYAVDAPVSGGDVGARQATLSIMVGGAAPAVQAVMPLFECLGKKIVHQGGPGAGQHTKLCNQIVIAGTMIGVCESLLYGVQAGLQLDRMLKSIRGGAAACWTLDHLAPRILARNFDPGFFVEHFIKDMGIALEEARRRGLTLPGLALAHQLYEKVTALGHGRSGTHALMLALEALSQKSPDGRPAAP